From the Billgrantia sulfidoxydans genome, one window contains:
- a CDS encoding dehydrogenase E1 component subunit alpha/beta → MLESLPQEQRFYAALRSGDWPAPQREWQLDEVGLTSSGLAELFETQLMSRHLDLHARRLQARGEAFYTIGSAGHEGNAAIARAFRATDPAFLHYRDAAFLIQRSRAVPGQTPLWDLLLSFAASAEDPISGGRHKVLGSKALHIPPQTSTIASHLPKAVGAAYSFGLWRRLGGAGEWPADSVAICSFGDASFNHSTAQGALNAAGWAAYQGAPMPLVMVCEDNGIGISTPTPDGWIEASMRSRPGFHYLACDGLDLLDTWRAAREAERIARCRKQPVFLHMRCVRLYGHAGSDAQQAYMTPARIKADEARDPLLVTAGLLQRHGVLDTAAIEALYRSVAERVAHVAEEAIRRPKLEGASEVMASIVPPSRPGRARPWQGEVDATPAPMAKLLNQALQRSMTRYPHLVMAGEDIGRKGGVYGVTQRLQAQFGPHRVIDTLLDEQSILGLGIGLGQNGLVPILEIQFLAYLHNAEDQLRGEAATLSFFSNGQYTNPMVVRIAGLGYQKGFGGHFHNDNAIAVLRDIPGLLVACPSNAADAVGLLQEAVRLADEEQRVVVMIEPIALYHTRDLLEEGDQRWCFADPGPEHRLAVGELGVWGEGRELAIVTYGNGVYLSRQAAARLEADGVALRIVDLRWLTAIDHDAVHRRVADCAQILVVDECRRSGSPSEELIAGLVERGMASDRLHRLTAEDSFIPLGRAATVTLPSVEAIVAQGRRLVAPGLHGEVAAKAVGKVTAGSGEA, encoded by the coding sequence GTGCTCGAATCTCTTCCACAGGAGCAGCGATTCTACGCTGCGCTACGCAGCGGCGACTGGCCAGCGCCACAACGGGAGTGGCAGCTCGACGAGGTCGGGCTCACTTCTTCCGGTCTGGCCGAGCTGTTCGAAACCCAACTGATGAGCCGTCACCTGGACCTGCACGCCCGACGCCTGCAGGCTCGGGGCGAGGCCTTCTACACCATTGGCAGCGCGGGCCACGAGGGCAACGCCGCCATTGCGCGTGCCTTTCGTGCTACCGACCCCGCCTTCCTGCACTATCGCGATGCGGCCTTTCTGATCCAGCGCAGCCGGGCGGTGCCGGGGCAGACGCCGCTGTGGGACCTGCTGCTGAGCTTTGCCGCCTCGGCGGAGGATCCGATCTCCGGCGGCCGGCACAAGGTGCTGGGCTCGAAGGCGCTGCACATCCCGCCACAGACCAGCACCATCGCCTCGCACCTGCCCAAGGCCGTGGGAGCCGCCTACAGCTTTGGATTGTGGCGGCGGCTGGGCGGCGCTGGCGAGTGGCCCGCCGACAGCGTGGCGATCTGCAGTTTCGGCGACGCTTCGTTCAATCACTCCACCGCCCAGGGGGCGCTCAACGCTGCCGGCTGGGCCGCCTACCAGGGGGCGCCGATGCCCTTGGTGATGGTGTGCGAGGACAACGGCATCGGCATTTCCACGCCCACGCCGGATGGCTGGATCGAAGCCAGCATGCGTTCGCGCCCCGGCTTCCACTACCTCGCCTGCGACGGTCTCGACCTGCTCGATACCTGGCGGGCGGCCAGAGAAGCCGAGCGCATCGCGCGCTGCCGCAAGCAGCCGGTCTTCCTGCACATGCGCTGCGTGCGGCTCTACGGTCATGCCGGCTCCGATGCCCAGCAGGCCTATATGACGCCTGCCCGCATCAAGGCCGATGAGGCGCGCGATCCGCTGCTGGTCACGGCCGGTCTGCTCCAGCGCCATGGGGTGCTCGATACCGCTGCCATCGAAGCGCTCTACCGCTCGGTGGCCGAGCGGGTCGCGCATGTCGCCGAGGAGGCGATTCGCCGGCCCAAGCTGGAGGGGGCCAGCGAGGTCATGGCAAGCATCGTGCCGCCGTCAAGGCCGGGGCGTGCGCGACCCTGGCAGGGCGAGGTGGACGCGACCCCGGCACCCATGGCCAAGTTGCTCAACCAGGCGCTGCAGCGCTCGATGACCCGCTATCCGCACCTGGTGATGGCGGGTGAGGATATCGGTCGCAAGGGCGGCGTCTACGGCGTGACCCAGCGCCTGCAGGCGCAGTTCGGGCCGCATCGGGTGATCGACACCCTGCTTGACGAGCAGAGCATCCTCGGGCTCGGCATCGGCCTGGGTCAGAACGGCCTGGTGCCGATCCTCGAGATACAGTTCCTGGCCTATCTGCACAACGCCGAGGATCAGCTGCGTGGCGAGGCGGCCACGCTCAGCTTCTTCTCCAACGGCCAGTACACCAACCCCATGGTGGTACGTATCGCCGGGCTCGGCTACCAGAAGGGCTTCGGCGGGCATTTCCACAACGACAACGCCATCGCCGTGCTACGCGACATCCCGGGACTGCTGGTGGCCTGCCCATCGAACGCCGCCGACGCCGTGGGCTTGCTGCAGGAGGCCGTGCGCCTGGCCGACGAGGAGCAGCGCGTGGTGGTCATGATCGAACCGATCGCGCTCTACCACACCCGCGACCTGCTCGAGGAGGGAGACCAGCGGTGGTGTTTTGCCGATCCCGGGCCCGAGCATCGATTGGCTGTGGGCGAGCTTGGTGTCTGGGGCGAGGGCCGTGAGCTTGCCATCGTCACCTACGGCAACGGTGTCTATCTGTCGCGCCAGGCTGCCGCCAGGTTGGAAGCCGACGGCGTGGCGCTGCGCATCGTCGATCTGCGCTGGCTGACCGCCATCGATCATGACGCCGTGCATCGTCGGGTCGCCGACTGCGCCCAGATACTGGTCGTCGATGAGTGTCGGCGCAGCGGTTCGCCCAGCGAGGAGCTGATCGCGGGCCTGGTGGAGCGCGGTATGGCGAGCGACAGGCTGCACCGGCTCACCGCCGAGGACAGCTTCATTCCCCTGGGGCGGGCAGCCACGGTCACGTTGCCCTCGGTGGAAGCGATCGTGGCGCAGGGACGTCGCCTCGTGGCGCCTGGGCTGCACGGTGAAGTGGCCGCGAAGGCGGTGGGTAAGGTCACGGCAGGGAGTGGTGAAGCATGA
- a CDS encoding LysR family transcriptional regulator, whose amino-acid sequence MDVRSLRYFIAAYEGGSISAAARRCHVAQPSISTALIQLEERLGTPLFERHRRGITPTEEGHRLYPLARQVSEDLDAISRLFRTPAPPTPVRLGLMRSLGANRMTALLKEYIGQGDNLALTLVNPEERCDARIIGEQDLSPGEAFQPIWHDSYRLALPSGHPLGLKGTVSLSDLDGLPFIWRHPCAAMQQLATALSDAGVRCQVRARLRTIEYTLGLVAAGVGASLVPAWPEILSHPDVQSRPLAELDIRQTIGVAYPARQAMPALEPLLQLGRAAWETRERS is encoded by the coding sequence ATGGATGTGCGAAGCCTGCGCTACTTCATCGCCGCCTACGAGGGCGGCTCGATCAGCGCCGCCGCACGGCGCTGCCACGTGGCGCAACCCTCCATCTCGACCGCGCTGATACAGCTGGAGGAGCGGCTGGGCACGCCGCTGTTCGAACGCCACCGTCGCGGCATCACGCCCACCGAAGAGGGACACCGACTCTATCCACTGGCGCGCCAGGTCAGCGAGGACCTCGATGCCATCAGCCGGCTGTTTCGCACCCCGGCACCGCCGACACCGGTTCGTCTGGGGTTGATGCGCTCCCTTGGCGCCAACCGCATGACCGCCCTGCTCAAGGAGTACATCGGCCAGGGCGACAACCTGGCCCTGACCCTGGTCAATCCGGAGGAGCGCTGCGATGCGCGCATCATCGGCGAACAGGACCTGTCGCCAGGCGAGGCCTTCCAACCGATCTGGCACGACAGCTATCGCCTCGCGCTGCCCAGCGGGCACCCGCTGGGCCTGAAGGGCACTGTCTCGCTGTCCGATCTAGACGGATTGCCGTTCATCTGGCGCCACCCTTGCGCCGCCATGCAGCAGCTGGCCACGGCGCTTAGCGATGCCGGCGTGCGCTGCCAGGTCCGTGCGCGCCTGCGTACCATCGAATACACCCTGGGGCTGGTGGCGGCCGGGGTCGGTGCCTCGCTGGTGCCGGCCTGGCCGGAGATCCTCAGTCATCCGGACGTGCAGAGCCGCCCCCTTGCCGAGCTCGATATTCGCCAGACCATCGGCGTCGCCTACCCGGCGCGGCAGGCCATGCCTGCTCTCGAGCCGCTGCTTCAGCTCGGCAGAGCGGCGTGGGAGACTCGCGAGCGCAGCTGA
- a CDS encoding elongation factor P hydroxylase, which yields MTHHLDDVIALFDGLFQQRFNTRLVRGGDEPLYLPADDVVPWHRVIFARGFYSSALHEISHWCIAGEQRRLREDYGYWYLPDGRNAEQQRRFEQAEVAPQALEMLFSRACGLRFHISVDNLGGEVEVDREAFHDRVEQRAARYEREGLPCRAAAFNTALLAFYQRGEPMQSALSAGLAVFDQLRSRVSHAALPS from the coding sequence GTGACGCATCACCTCGATGACGTGATCGCCTTGTTCGACGGCCTCTTTCAGCAGCGTTTCAATACCCGGCTGGTACGTGGCGGCGACGAGCCGCTCTACCTGCCCGCCGACGATGTCGTTCCCTGGCATCGAGTGATCTTCGCGCGAGGCTTCTACTCGAGCGCCTTGCACGAGATCAGCCATTGGTGCATCGCCGGTGAGCAGCGGCGTCTGCGGGAGGATTACGGCTACTGGTACCTGCCCGACGGACGCAACGCAGAGCAGCAACGCCGCTTCGAGCAGGCCGAAGTGGCGCCGCAGGCACTGGAAATGCTCTTCTCCCGAGCTTGCGGGCTGCGCTTTCATATCAGCGTCGACAATCTGGGCGGTGAGGTCGAGGTCGACCGCGAGGCCTTCCATGACCGCGTCGAGCAGCGCGCGGCCCGCTACGAGCGGGAGGGGCTGCCATGCCGGGCTGCCGCATTCAACACTGCGCTGCTGGCCTTCTACCAACGGGGCGAGCCCATGCAGAGCGCCCTGTCAGCGGGGCTGGCTGTATTCGATCAGCTGCGCTCGCGAGTCTCCCACGCCGCTCTGCCGAGCTGA
- a CDS encoding MATE family efflux transporter — protein sequence MATFFTDLLSVSRTETRPLLRLTLPICGAQLAQAGMSVTDVMMTGRVSATDLAAVSVGSSLWLPLMLFMTGTLMGLTPIVAHLLGGGATKHIRPNVHQALWVALALGLSSAALLWLLVAPIFRLMEVPPEVAHRSSAYLSAVAFGMPGVALFQALRAFSDGMNHTRPSLWISLVGLGVNIPSNFVLIYGGDGLTGLFGSWLPTWLQELPALGALGCGIATALSMWTMCLAMAAYTRRSRAYGDVSLWHSPTLPRWRLIGELLYVGVPIGVAIFVEVTLFTLISLFIASLGEVTVAAHQVALNYTSILFMLPLALSMALTVRVGNTLGQGKPMQARMVAWNGVLVSVLIALFNSALLWFTAEPVMALYTHDTAVQRLALSLILLAMLYQISDSLQVNLAGALRGYKDTRVIMLITLLAYWAVGLGGGHWLGTRGLPGGSGPLGVHGYWIGLIAGLTVAAALLGARLRCKAKGVANGKLDIARD from the coding sequence TTGGCAACTTTCTTCACCGACCTGCTGAGCGTCAGCCGCACGGAAACGCGGCCCCTGCTGCGGCTGACCTTGCCGATCTGCGGCGCCCAGCTGGCTCAGGCAGGCATGAGCGTCACCGACGTGATGATGACGGGCCGTGTCAGCGCCACTGACCTGGCGGCAGTCTCCGTGGGCTCCAGCCTGTGGCTGCCGTTGATGCTGTTCATGACCGGCACGCTGATGGGGCTGACGCCTATCGTCGCCCATCTGCTGGGAGGTGGAGCCACCAAGCATATCCGCCCTAACGTCCACCAGGCGCTATGGGTCGCGCTGGCCCTGGGGCTGTCGTCGGCGGCACTGCTGTGGCTCTTGGTGGCCCCTATCTTTCGCCTGATGGAAGTTCCCCCCGAGGTTGCCCATCGCTCCTCGGCCTATCTCTCCGCCGTCGCCTTCGGCATGCCGGGCGTCGCCCTGTTCCAGGCGTTGCGCGCCTTCTCCGACGGCATGAACCATACCCGTCCCTCGCTGTGGATCAGCCTGGTGGGACTCGGCGTGAACATCCCCAGCAACTTCGTACTGATCTACGGCGGCGATGGACTCACCGGGTTATTCGGCAGTTGGCTGCCGACCTGGCTACAGGAACTGCCGGCCCTGGGGGCACTGGGCTGCGGCATTGCCACCGCCCTTTCCATGTGGACCATGTGCCTGGCCATGGCAGCGTATACACGTCGCTCCAGGGCCTATGGCGACGTCTCGCTATGGCACTCCCCAACACTGCCCCGCTGGCGCCTGATCGGCGAACTGCTCTATGTGGGCGTTCCCATCGGCGTGGCGATCTTCGTCGAAGTGACGCTGTTCACGCTGATCTCGCTGTTCATCGCCAGCCTGGGAGAAGTGACGGTGGCAGCGCACCAGGTCGCCCTGAACTACACCTCGATCCTGTTCATGCTGCCGCTGGCGCTGAGCATGGCACTTACCGTCAGGGTCGGTAATACGCTCGGCCAGGGCAAGCCCATGCAAGCTCGGATGGTGGCTTGGAACGGGGTGCTGGTCTCGGTGCTGATCGCCCTGTTCAACAGTGCGCTGCTGTGGTTCACGGCAGAGCCTGTCATGGCCCTCTACACTCATGATACGGCCGTCCAGCGCCTGGCCTTGTCGCTGATCCTGCTGGCCATGCTGTATCAGATCTCCGACTCGCTCCAGGTCAACCTGGCCGGCGCCCTGCGAGGCTACAAGGATACAAGGGTCATCATGCTGATCACCCTGCTCGCCTACTGGGCGGTGGGACTGGGCGGCGGTCATTGGCTGGGAACCCGCGGCCTGCCCGGCGGGAGCGGCCCGCTCGGCGTGCATGGTTATTGGATTGGCCTGATCGCCGGGCTCACCGTGGCCGCGGCCCTGCTTGGCGCACGCTTGCGGTGCAAGGCCAAGGGAGTCGCGAATGGCAAGCTGGATATCGCTCGGGATTGA
- a CDS encoding DUF3080 family protein codes for MLVLSLVGCRSEEEAETRLVRYQQALAEGLGQPAPQASAPPNIGAFPDRNERLHEIPETREGILEVYALRECRITSLVAARNNQLGRVAPPSQQWIYELELWRRLHACWQSSVPETLAEADRERLGRLTRTKTEQLPMVSWNSLFDSEEWVRNFSRASSPLAPDDTHGIEAQFEALTWLHQATLNQFNPTWRHESSTLEHHLKSLRSRPLTAELLRALLLAEQRLAEATAMLADTLTADDTCSRLSATPDELGRRQAARQALDWLERLEALATRWLTMLDNLIESHIPPPETVSAYRERWLSLENPDAPLPALRQARREHRQHWHALVERCS; via the coding sequence ATGCTCGTACTGTCACTGGTTGGCTGCCGCAGCGAGGAAGAGGCTGAAACCAGACTCGTACGATACCAGCAGGCTCTGGCCGAGGGGTTGGGCCAACCAGCCCCGCAAGCAAGCGCCCCACCCAATATTGGCGCTTTCCCCGACCGCAACGAACGCCTTCACGAAATCCCCGAGACCCGTGAGGGCATTCTCGAGGTCTATGCCCTGCGCGAGTGCCGGATCACCTCTCTGGTCGCCGCACGCAACAATCAGCTCGGTCGGGTGGCGCCACCCAGCCAGCAATGGATCTACGAGCTCGAACTCTGGCGCCGGCTGCACGCCTGCTGGCAAAGCAGCGTGCCGGAGACGCTCGCCGAGGCCGACCGTGAGCGACTCGGGCGGCTCACGCGGACCAAGACCGAGCAGTTACCCATGGTGAGCTGGAACAGTCTGTTCGATTCCGAGGAGTGGGTACGCAACTTCTCCCGCGCAAGCTCACCGCTGGCGCCAGACGACACCCATGGCATCGAGGCCCAGTTCGAGGCGCTGACTTGGCTGCACCAAGCCACCCTCAACCAGTTCAACCCCACCTGGCGTCATGAGTCGTCCACCCTGGAGCACCACCTCAAGTCGTTGCGCAGCCGTCCGCTGACGGCTGAGTTGTTGCGTGCCCTGCTGCTCGCCGAGCAGCGACTGGCAGAAGCTACCGCCATGCTGGCCGACACTCTCACTGCCGATGACACCTGCAGCAGGCTCTCGGCGACGCCCGACGAACTGGGTCGGCGCCAGGCCGCCAGGCAGGCCTTGGACTGGCTGGAACGACTCGAAGCCTTGGCCACCCGCTGGCTGACGATGCTCGACAACCTGATCGAGAGCCACATCCCTCCTCCCGAGACGGTCAGCGCCTATCGGGAACGCTGGCTATCGCTGGAGAACCCCGACGCCCCGCTGCCCGCTCTGCGCCAGGCACGCCGCGAACATCGCCAGCATTGGCATGCCCTGGTCGAGCGCTGTTCATGA
- the tusA gene encoding sulfurtransferase TusA, with translation MTNTADSQPTSTHQAELDTTGLYCPEPIMLMHNKVRDMQPGEILKVIATDPATTRDVPKFCSFLGHELISQQESDGQYLYFIRLG, from the coding sequence ATGACGAATACCGCCGACTCACAGCCCACCTCCACCCATCAGGCTGAGCTGGATACGACCGGACTCTACTGCCCGGAGCCCATCATGTTGATGCACAACAAGGTGCGCGACATGCAGCCTGGCGAGATTCTGAAGGTAATCGCCACGGATCCGGCGACCACTCGTGACGTGCCCAAGTTCTGCAGCTTTCTCGGCCATGAGCTGATCTCGCAGCAGGAGTCGGACGGGCAATACCTCTACTTTATCCGGTTGGGCTGA
- a CDS encoding antibiotic biosynthesis monooxygenase family protein codes for MIKIIIERRIMPGLEEEYEEAAREAMRHSLGARGFVGGETLVERGHSDRRLMIVKWRDLRTWNEWYASEARARAMQRILPLLTEDETIRIYEPSY; via the coding sequence ATGATCAAGATCATTATCGAACGTCGTATCATGCCTGGCCTGGAGGAGGAATACGAGGAGGCCGCACGTGAAGCCATGCGTCACTCCCTCGGTGCCAGGGGATTCGTTGGCGGTGAAACCCTGGTTGAACGAGGCCATAGCGACCGGCGCCTGATGATCGTGAAGTGGCGGGATTTGCGCACTTGGAACGAGTGGTACGCCAGCGAGGCGCGTGCGCGGGCCATGCAACGCATCCTGCCGCTGCTGACCGAGGACGAGACCATCCGCATCTACGAACCCTCCTACTGA
- the rlmM gene encoding 23S rRNA (cytidine(2498)-2'-O)-methyltransferase RlmM translates to MSSLAERMVPDQLLFYCRPGFEADVAAEVAANVERLGWQGRAEFIDQSGFVNLVVGDERPANELHRQLAFERLIFARQSLVALPSLQLKRDDRLSPILKQVMESGWSFDSIWHETPDTNEGKALAGLIKALTRPLESALRKRGALRRKAGGRRLHLFWMGGDLVQLGMSFPGNRSELPGGIRRLRFPAAAPSRSTLKLEEAWHEFIPREEWDVRLSEGMQAADLGAAPGGWTWQLVARGMHVYAIDNGPMKGDLMATGMVEHLREDGFVWEPPYRLDWLVCDIVDKPARVTAMVQRWLTRSWCREAVFNLKLPMRRRWEEVERCLAQLEDAVADAGVRATLRCRHLYHDREEVTVHVRLRD, encoded by the coding sequence ATGTCCAGCCTGGCAGAACGCATGGTGCCCGATCAGCTGCTCTTCTACTGTCGCCCTGGTTTCGAGGCCGATGTGGCAGCCGAAGTGGCGGCAAACGTCGAGCGACTCGGCTGGCAGGGCAGAGCCGAGTTCATCGATCAGTCCGGGTTCGTGAACTTGGTCGTCGGCGATGAGCGGCCGGCCAATGAGCTGCATCGTCAGTTGGCGTTCGAGCGGCTCATCTTCGCGCGCCAGAGTCTGGTGGCGCTGCCGTCACTACAGCTGAAGCGTGACGACAGGCTGTCTCCCATCCTCAAGCAGGTGATGGAGAGCGGCTGGAGTTTCGATTCGATCTGGCATGAGACGCCCGATACCAACGAGGGCAAGGCGCTAGCAGGTTTGATCAAGGCGCTGACACGTCCTCTAGAGTCGGCCTTGCGTAAGCGGGGTGCCCTTCGTCGCAAGGCCGGCGGGCGCCGCTTGCACTTGTTCTGGATGGGTGGCGATCTCGTGCAGTTGGGCATGAGCTTTCCGGGTAACCGCAGCGAACTGCCTGGCGGTATTCGCCGGCTGCGCTTCCCCGCGGCGGCGCCCAGCCGTTCGACGCTAAAGCTCGAGGAGGCCTGGCACGAGTTCATTCCGCGCGAAGAGTGGGACGTGCGCCTTTCTGAGGGAATGCAGGCGGCGGATCTGGGGGCGGCACCCGGCGGGTGGACCTGGCAACTGGTGGCTCGGGGCATGCATGTCTATGCCATCGACAATGGCCCTATGAAAGGCGACCTGATGGCCACGGGCATGGTCGAGCATCTACGCGAGGACGGTTTCGTCTGGGAGCCGCCGTATCGGCTGGATTGGCTGGTATGCGACATCGTCGACAAGCCGGCTCGCGTGACGGCGATGGTGCAGCGCTGGTTGACCCGGAGCTGGTGCCGGGAGGCAGTGTTCAACCTGAAGCTGCCGATGAGGCGGCGCTGGGAAGAGGTCGAACGCTGCCTGGCCCAGTTGGAAGATGCAGTGGCGGATGCCGGCGTGCGCGCCACGTTGCGTTGCCGGCATCTCTATCACGACCGCGAAGAGGTCACGGTGCACGTCCGGCTGCGGGACTGA
- the gdhA gene encoding NADP-specific glutamate dehydrogenase yields MTYIHDTLEGLRRSSPAQGEFYQAAEEVLECLRPLLEAAPRYHQHSIIERIVEPERQIMFRVSWVDDAGKVQVNKGYRIQFNSALGPYKGGLRFHPSVNASIIKFLGFEQIFKNALTGLPIGGGKGGSNFDPKGKSDGEIMRFCQSFMNELYRHIGPTIDVPAGDIGVGAREIGYLYGQYKRLTGRYEGVFTGKGLNWGGSLGRKEATGYGAVYFAQNMLEAHGDSITGKTCLVSGAGNVAIYTIEKLYQLGARPITCSDSRGTIHHPDGIDLDTLKLLKEVKRTSLREYVEHHPEATYIDAQDYPSDGHAVWRIKGEVAFPSATQNEVTEADANALLNNGVHCISEGSNMASTATAVDRFLEARIAYGPGKAANAGGVATSQLEMAQNSSMQQWTLEKVDTKLQAIMADIHRQCASTAEEFGEPTNLVLGANIAGFRKVADAMIDQGVV; encoded by the coding sequence ATGACCTACATCCACGACACTCTCGAAGGGCTGCGCAGGAGCAGTCCGGCCCAGGGCGAGTTCTACCAGGCCGCCGAGGAAGTGCTCGAATGCCTGCGTCCCCTGCTGGAGGCCGCGCCACGTTACCACCAACACAGCATCATCGAACGCATCGTCGAGCCGGAGCGCCAGATCATGTTCCGCGTCAGCTGGGTCGACGATGCCGGCAAGGTTCAGGTCAACAAGGGCTATCGCATCCAGTTCAACTCGGCACTCGGCCCTTACAAGGGCGGCCTGCGCTTTCATCCCAGCGTCAACGCCAGCATCATCAAGTTCCTGGGCTTCGAGCAGATCTTCAAGAACGCCCTGACCGGGCTACCCATCGGTGGCGGCAAGGGAGGCTCCAACTTCGACCCGAAGGGCAAGTCCGACGGCGAGATCATGCGCTTCTGTCAGTCGTTCATGAACGAGCTGTACCGCCATATCGGGCCGACCATCGACGTTCCCGCCGGCGACATCGGCGTGGGCGCCCGGGAAATCGGCTACCTGTATGGCCAGTACAAGCGTCTCACGGGCCGCTACGAAGGAGTGTTCACTGGCAAAGGGCTGAACTGGGGCGGCTCTCTCGGCCGAAAGGAAGCCACCGGCTACGGTGCGGTCTACTTTGCCCAGAACATGCTCGAAGCGCACGGCGATAGCATTACCGGCAAGACCTGTCTGGTATCCGGTGCCGGCAATGTGGCCATCTACACGATCGAGAAGCTCTACCAACTCGGCGCCCGGCCCATTACCTGCTCGGATTCCCGCGGCACGATCCATCACCCAGATGGGATCGACCTCGACACGCTGAAGCTGCTCAAGGAGGTCAAGCGAACCTCGCTGCGCGAGTACGTCGAGCACCACCCTGAAGCAACGTATATCGATGCCCAAGACTACCCGAGCGACGGCCATGCCGTATGGCGCATCAAGGGAGAAGTTGCCTTCCCCAGCGCCACGCAGAACGAGGTGACCGAGGCCGATGCCAACGCCCTGCTTAACAACGGCGTGCACTGCATCAGCGAAGGCTCGAACATGGCCTCCACCGCCACCGCCGTCGACCGCTTCCTCGAGGCCAGGATCGCCTACGGCCCCGGCAAGGCCGCCAATGCCGGCGGCGTGGCCACCAGCCAGCTCGAGATGGCGCAGAACAGCAGCATGCAGCAGTGGACCCTGGAGAAGGTCGATACCAAGCTGCAGGCAATCATGGCAGATATTCATCGGCAGTGTGCCAGCACCGCCGAGGAGTTCGGCGAGCCAACCAACTTGGTACTTGGCGCCAACATCGCCGGCTTCCGCAAGGTGGCGGATGCCATGATCGATCAAGGCGTCGTATAA
- the sugE gene encoding quaternary ammonium compound efflux SMR transporter SugE yields MAWLMLVVAGLLEVAWALGLKASAGFTRPLPSLLTLLAMVASFYLLAQAMKVLSVGTAYAIWVGIGAVGTVLLGILIYGDSASPLRLLSLVLILAGLVGLKVAA; encoded by the coding sequence ATGGCCTGGCTGATGTTGGTCGTTGCCGGTCTTCTCGAAGTGGCGTGGGCGCTGGGCCTGAAGGCGTCGGCCGGCTTTACCCGACCGCTTCCCAGTCTGCTCACGCTTCTGGCGATGGTGGCCAGTTTCTATCTGCTGGCACAGGCAATGAAGGTGTTGTCCGTGGGTACCGCGTACGCGATCTGGGTGGGGATTGGTGCGGTGGGTACGGTCTTGCTGGGTATTCTGATCTATGGCGATAGCGCTTCGCCGCTGCGGCTGCTCAGCCTGGTGCTCATCCTTGCCGGCCTGGTGGGGTTGAAGGTGGCTGCGTAG